Sequence from the Sphingomonas koreensis genome:
ACCGCATGGTGCTCGACGCCCAGTCGATCAAGCGCCGCGGCACCGCCCGCGACATCGCCAACGCCATCGCCTTTTTCGCGAGCGACGAGTCCGGTTTCGTCACCGGCCAGACGCTGCACGTCAATGGCGGCTGGACCATGAACTGAGGAAGACGACGTGACCAATATCCTGAGCGGCATCCGCGTGCTCGACTGCTCGATCGCGATGGCAGGACCGTTCGCGGCGCAGCGCATGGGCGACATGGGCGCCGACGTGGTCAAGGTCGAGCCGACCAGCGGCGAATGGCAGCGTCACGCCTCTGCCGGCGGTGCCAACGGCAACAAGATCAACGTCTCGTTCCTCTCGCTCAACCGCAACAAGCGCAGCCTCGCGGTCGATCTCAAGGCGCCTGAGGGCAAGGCGCTGCTGCTCGAACTGGTCAAGGATGCCGACGTGTTCCTCCAGAACTATCGTCCCGGCGTCGCCGAGCGGCTGGGTGTCGATTATGCGACGCTCAGCGCGATCAACCCGAGTCTCGTTTACGTCTCGATGTCCGGCTATGGCGAGGACGGGCCTTACCGCAATTATCCCGGCCAGGATCTGCTGCTCCAGGGCATGTCGGGCGCGATGATGTCGACGGGGGCGGAGGGCGCGCCGCCGTCCGCCGCGGGCCAGTATCTGGTCGATGCGGTCACCGCCTATTCGGCGTTCGAGGGCGCATTGGCGGCGTTGTTCCACCGCGAGCGGACGGGCGAGGGCCAGCTGGTGCAGGTCAACATGCTCGACGCGATCACCACGATTCAGATGCAGGAATTGT
This genomic interval carries:
- a CDS encoding CaiB/BaiF CoA transferase family protein, with translation MTNILSGIRVLDCSIAMAGPFAAQRMGDMGADVVKVEPTSGEWQRHASAGGANGNKINVSFLSLNRNKRSLAVDLKAPEGKALLLELVKDADVFLQNYRPGVAERLGVDYATLSAINPSLVYVSMSGYGEDGPYRNYPGQDLLLQGMSGAMMSTGAEGAPPSAAGQYLVDAVTAYSAFEGALAALFHRERTGEGQLVQVNMLDAITTIQMQELSVFTVGEKPQARSAEPHAHSYIRAPYGVFATADGYITVAMASLKKLGELFEDSFFEGLDDERDSWALRDQIFAKVREHLPARTSAQWLEAMRARDIWAGPVYGYADLVEDPQIKHNGTFVEYDHPTEGRVKAPGFPIRFSKTPSTVARGAPLVGEHSRELLREAGLDGKAIEALIESGVVRQHA